A window from Leptolyngbya iicbica LK encodes these proteins:
- a CDS encoding ExbD/TolR family protein, producing the protein MKINFLDAPNEDVRIEIIPLIDIIFCILTFFILAAVGLTRQQAIDLDLPSANTGNPLPPQGIGSQALQRERLYVSVDAIGQVYLDQQPVTLNLLYDVLLQHQQVSPEGLIVLYASRDARYEDVIQVLDLLREVGGDRVALATLPGESLDASPVPGLESPLPGQTDPQQDDLLNPSPFPSGVDPLTPGSDDPTFEDRLQQLPQNGQELAPLESAPAPDEPE; encoded by the coding sequence ATGAAAATTAATTTTTTAGATGCGCCCAATGAAGACGTGCGGATTGAGATTATTCCGCTCATCGACATTATCTTTTGTATTTTGACGTTCTTTATTCTCGCGGCGGTGGGACTGACCCGTCAGCAGGCGATCGATCTCGATTTGCCGAGTGCGAATACGGGCAATCCGTTGCCGCCCCAGGGCATTGGCTCCCAGGCGCTGCAGCGAGAGCGGCTATATGTCAGTGTGGATGCGATCGGTCAGGTGTATCTCGATCAGCAGCCAGTGACGCTGAATCTGTTGTACGACGTGCTGTTGCAGCACCAACAGGTGTCGCCCGAGGGGCTGATCGTGCTGTATGCCTCCCGCGATGCTCGGTATGAAGACGTGATTCAGGTATTGGATTTGTTGCGTGAGGTGGGGGGCGATCGCGTAGCGTTGGCGACCCTGCCGGGCGAATCGTTGGACGCATCGCCAGTGCCGGGCTTGGAATCACCACTGCCGGGCCAAACTGACCCCCAACAGGATGATCTGCTCAATCCCAGCCCCTTTCCTTCTGGTGTTGATCCACTAACGCCAGGCAGTGACGACCCCACGTTTGAAGATCGGCTACAACAACTACCGCAAAACGGTCAGGAGCTCGCACCATTGGAGTCGGCGCCCGCGCCAGATGAGCCGGAGTAA
- a CDS encoding MotA/TolQ/ExbB proton channel family protein yields MNIAELFARGGLAMWPLLFLSVLSLGTIIDRIWFWSRILTKEREVAGRVLEAARREWSAATEIAQRANKLPMGRFLYAPLSLESPDPEVFRLALETSADEELTVMRKGEKILEAVIALSPMIGLLGTVFGLINSLGSIDLSDLASDSTSGTVLGIGEALISTAAGLVIAIVSLAFYRLFQGFVFGQARVFRQSGSELELLYRQAWSVKARSPEGQQAQPAEVAQSDEN; encoded by the coding sequence GTGAATATTGCGGAACTGTTTGCCCGTGGCGGCTTAGCCATGTGGCCACTGTTATTTTTGTCGGTTCTGTCACTGGGCACCATCATTGACCGGATCTGGTTTTGGTCGCGCATTTTGACCAAAGAGCGCGAAGTGGCTGGGCGGGTGTTGGAGGCGGCTCGGCGGGAGTGGTCAGCCGCTACTGAGATTGCCCAACGCGCTAATAAGCTACCCATGGGCCGCTTTTTGTACGCGCCGTTGTCATTAGAGTCTCCTGACCCCGAGGTTTTTCGCCTCGCGTTGGAAACGTCGGCGGACGAGGAACTGACAGTGATGCGTAAGGGGGAAAAAATTCTCGAAGCGGTGATTGCGCTATCACCGATGATTGGCCTGCTGGGGACTGTTTTCGGCCTGATCAATTCGCTGGGGTCGATCGATCTATCCGATTTGGCGAGTGACAGCACCAGCGGCACCGTACTCGGGATCGGTGAGGCCCTGATTAGTACAGCTGCGGGCTTGGTGATTGCGATCGTCAGCCTGGCGTTTTATCGCTTATTTCAAGGATTTGTGTTCGGCCAGGCGAGGGTCTTTCGGCAGTCGGGCAGTGAGCTAGAGTTGCTGTATCGCCAAGCTTGGTCGGTCAAAGCGCGATCGCCCGAGGGTCAGCAAGCTCAGCCTGCGGAGGTGGCTCAGTCCGATGAAAATTAA
- a CDS encoding putative bifunctional diguanylate cyclase/phosphodiesterase: protein MNPDHLRESLEALKISERRRQETQRLSGVGFWELDHKHEMLYWSEEIYAIYGLDHDALKPDYGLFLSLIYDDDRALVHQTYQDSVKLQTEYCLRYRIKAADSVKWIEARGVTLYDQRGQPDRSIGTAQDVTEIVTAQQRIEHLAYHDALTNLPNRKFFADRLHAAVQLADRDRTHIAVLFIDLDDFKRINDRHGHDVGDEVLVGVAQRLQDLAGPQDIFARIGGDEFAGVLSNFDNSNLDAAVQVVKRALEGPYKTRISSFDITASIGVTLYPQDRVDPEVLLRHSDQAMYEAKENGKSQICFFDTERHQIRSSRRELLNAIATAINQDELMLYYQPRVNLRDGSLFGAEALLRWFKDGRFYSPKEITTAIRDTEWEWQLDNWVMGKVIAHSKGLRQAGIIGPFGVNLNPKTVENEHFPQQLSTLLTAAGVAGKTLEIEVLEVSSIKNFEFTHAILSQCRAFGVSVALDDFGTGYSSLTHFHALPIDTLKIDQRFIKQLNSDPKSLALVKSILAIAQTNNRREVVAEGIESYAIAHTLKQLGCAFGQGYGFARPMPVTEYVSWVQNWNPSEFQARLNRHQQ from the coding sequence ATGAATCCAGATCATCTGCGTGAGAGCCTAGAGGCTCTGAAGATATCAGAGCGCCGACGGCAAGAAACCCAACGCTTGTCTGGGGTCGGTTTTTGGGAGCTAGACCACAAGCATGAAATGCTGTACTGGTCAGAAGAGATTTATGCCATTTATGGACTCGATCATGATGCTTTGAAGCCTGATTATGGGCTGTTTTTGAGTCTGATTTACGATGACGATCGCGCACTGGTGCATCAAACCTATCAGGACTCTGTGAAACTGCAAACAGAGTATTGTCTGCGATATCGGATCAAAGCCGCCGACTCCGTGAAATGGATCGAAGCGCGCGGCGTCACCCTGTACGACCAGCGGGGGCAGCCCGATCGCTCGATTGGCACCGCCCAGGATGTGACCGAAATCGTCACCGCCCAGCAACGCATCGAGCATTTGGCTTATCACGATGCGCTGACCAATCTGCCCAATCGCAAGTTTTTTGCCGATCGCTTACACGCAGCCGTGCAACTAGCCGATCGCGATCGCACCCACATCGCCGTGTTGTTTATTGATTTGGATGATTTTAAGCGCATCAACGATCGCCACGGCCATGATGTCGGAGACGAAGTGCTCGTCGGCGTCGCACAAAGATTGCAGGATTTAGCCGGCCCGCAGGATATTTTTGCGCGCATCGGCGGCGACGAGTTTGCCGGGGTCTTGAGCAATTTTGACAATTCGAACCTCGATGCAGCTGTCCAGGTAGTCAAACGCGCCCTCGAAGGCCCCTACAAAACCCGCATCAGCAGCTTTGATATCACCGCCAGCATTGGGGTCACACTCTATCCCCAAGATCGCGTCGACCCCGAAGTGCTGTTACGCCATTCCGACCAGGCCATGTACGAGGCCAAAGAAAACGGTAAATCGCAGATTTGTTTCTTTGATACGGAGCGGCATCAGATTCGGTCATCTCGCCGCGAACTACTGAATGCGATCGCCACCGCGATTAATCAAGACGAGTTGATGCTGTATTACCAGCCGCGCGTTAATCTGCGTGACGGCTCTCTCTTCGGGGCTGAGGCTTTACTGCGCTGGTTCAAAGATGGCCGGTTTTATTCCCCCAAAGAAATCACCACCGCCATTCGCGATACCGAGTGGGAATGGCAACTCGACAACTGGGTCATGGGCAAGGTGATCGCACACAGCAAAGGCTTGCGCCAGGCCGGCATTATCGGTCCCTTTGGCGTGAACCTTAATCCCAAAACCGTTGAAAATGAGCATTTTCCTCAGCAATTATCGACCTTGCTCACAGCGGCTGGGGTGGCAGGCAAAACCCTGGAAATTGAGGTGTTAGAGGTTTCGTCAATTAAAAATTTCGAGTTCACCCACGCCATCCTCAGTCAATGTCGAGCATTCGGCGTGAGTGTGGCGCTGGATGACTTTGGCACGGGCTACTCTTCGCTGACCCATTTTCATGCATTGCCCATCGATACGCTCAAAATCGATCAGCGCTTTATCAAACAGCTCAACTCTGATCCTAAAAGTCTGGCGCTGGTAAAAAGTATTTTGGCGATCGCGCAAACCAATAACCGTCGCGAAGTGGTGGCAGAAGGCATCGAATCTTATGCGATCGCCCACACACTCAAACAGCTCGGCTGTGCTTTTGGGCAGGGCTATGGCTTCGCCCGGCCAATGCCCGTAACCGAGTATGTGTCATGGGTGCAAAACTGGAACCCCAGCGAGTTTCAGGCCCGCTTGAATCGCCATCAGCAGTAA
- a CDS encoding YkvA family protein: MENLVQSFYNWYKQTIRHPKYRWIIIGGTLIYLLSPIDIAPDFIPIIGWIDDAAVATLLAAELSQVFLSATTKRKKSTKNRPSPTQDANFRTIDIES, from the coding sequence ATGGAAAATCTAGTGCAGTCTTTTTACAACTGGTATAAGCAAACCATTCGCCACCCCAAATATCGCTGGATTATTATCGGCGGCACGCTAATTTATTTGCTTTCGCCCATCGATATCGCACCTGATTTTATTCCCATCATCGGTTGGATTGATGACGCCGCCGTGGCTACACTGCTGGCCGCCGAATTAAGTCAAGTCTTTTTGAGCGCTACAACCAAGCGCAAAAAGTCGACTAAAAATCGTCCTTCCCCAACCCAAGACGCCAACTTTAGAACGATTGATATCGAGTCGTAA
- a CDS encoding TIGR03643 family protein: protein MSQPFADLSSDDRDRIIEMAWEDRTPFDAIELQFGLKEKEVIKLMRREMKASSFRMWRKRVTGRSTKHRQQRSFEAGRFRSANQKGS, encoded by the coding sequence ATGAGTCAACCATTTGCCGATTTGAGTAGCGACGATCGCGATCGCATTATTGAAATGGCGTGGGAAGATCGCACCCCATTTGATGCGATCGAGCTGCAATTTGGCCTGAAAGAGAAAGAGGTCATTAAGCTCATGCGGCGAGAGATGAAGGCCAGCAGTTTTCGCATGTGGCGGAAGCGCGTCACTGGCCGCAGCACCAAGCATCGCCAACAGCGCAGTTTTGAGGCGGGACGCTTTCGCTCGGCTAATCAAAAAGGTTCATGA
- a CDS encoding creatininase family protein has product MLHGFIPPQRYFAYLTWQMIADLPDKENVVIAQPIGAIEQHGPHLPLAVDAAIATAVLGKALTALPDTIPAYGLPPLYYGKSNEHWHFPGTITLSAQTLRQVLMESAESLYRAGFRKLLWLNAHGGQPQVLEMAARDLHQQYPDLLVFPHFVWNVPNPAAEMLTAKELELGIHAGDAETSLMMALLPDQVRSDRAVCEYPQGLPTDGLLSMEGALPFAWVTRDLTQSGVLGDATAASRAKGDRLLAALTQGWVEVITAIHQFRQPAA; this is encoded by the coding sequence ATGCTGCACGGCTTTATTCCTCCTCAGCGCTACTTTGCTTACCTCACCTGGCAAATGATTGCTGACCTGCCCGACAAAGAAAATGTGGTGATTGCTCAACCGATTGGCGCGATCGAGCAGCACGGGCCGCATTTGCCCCTGGCGGTAGATGCCGCGATCGCGACAGCGGTTTTAGGGAAAGCGCTTACGGCCCTGCCCGATACCATTCCGGCCTACGGGTTGCCGCCTTTGTACTACGGCAAATCGAATGAGCACTGGCACTTTCCGGGCACCATTACCCTCTCGGCGCAAACCCTGCGACAAGTGCTGATGGAATCAGCCGAAAGCCTTTATCGCGCTGGCTTTCGCAAATTGCTGTGGCTCAATGCCCACGGTGGTCAGCCGCAAGTGCTCGAGATGGCGGCCCGCGACCTGCACCAGCAATATCCCGATCTGCTGGTGTTTCCCCATTTTGTGTGGAATGTGCCGAATCCGGCGGCGGAAATGCTGACGGCAAAGGAGTTGGAACTGGGCATTCACGCCGGAGATGCCGAGACCAGTTTGATGATGGCGCTGTTGCCCGATCAAGTACGGAGCGATCGCGCCGTGTGCGAATATCCCCAGGGGTTGCCGACAGATGGCCTGCTCAGCATGGAAGGGGCGCTACCGTTTGCCTGGGTCACTCGCGACCTGACCCAGAGTGGGGTCTTGGGCGATGCCACTGCCGCCAGTCGGGCCAAGGGCGATCGCCTACTCGCCGCCCTGACCCAGGGATGGGTTGAGGTCATCACCGCCATTCATCAGTTTCGTCAACCCGCCGCGTGA
- the codA gene encoding cytosine deaminase translates to MTSLLLRHGRLVTDPQTVVDIAIENGVIAAISPDLDFAADQTLDIAGQLVSPPFVESHIHLDSALTAGQPRWNQSGTLFEGIEIWGERKQSLTIEDVQQRAIAALKMLASQGVLFVRSHADVSEPSQTPLKALLAVREAVKDWLTLQVVAFPQDGIYSQPENAKRLEDAIKMGADAVGGIPHYELTREDGVKSVHYIFDLAERYDRLIDIHCDEIDDDQSRFVEVVAAEAIRRNMGDRVTASHTTAFGSYNNAYAFKLMGFLKRAQINFVANPLINLTLQGRADTYPKRRGLTRVKELWQNGLNLSLGHDCIQDPWYSLGAGNPLEVASMAVHACQMTGRDELMACYDMITRFGAKTLHVADQYGLAVGQPANLITLDAEDAIAAIRDRATVRQVISRGQLLVSTSKPEVTWQQAI, encoded by the coding sequence ATGACTTCACTATTGTTACGCCACGGTCGCTTAGTGACAGATCCGCAAACGGTGGTGGATATTGCCATCGAAAATGGCGTCATTGCCGCGATCTCGCCTGATCTTGACTTCGCGGCTGACCAAACCCTCGATATTGCGGGGCAACTCGTCAGTCCCCCATTTGTGGAATCCCACATTCACCTGGACTCGGCGTTGACGGCGGGGCAACCGCGCTGGAACCAAAGCGGCACCCTTTTTGAAGGCATTGAGATTTGGGGCGAGCGCAAACAGTCTCTCACGATAGAAGATGTACAGCAGCGGGCGATCGCCGCCCTCAAAATGCTCGCCAGCCAAGGGGTGCTGTTTGTGCGCAGCCATGCCGATGTGAGCGAACCGTCTCAAACGCCCCTCAAAGCGCTGCTCGCCGTCCGCGAAGCCGTTAAAGATTGGTTGACCTTGCAGGTGGTCGCCTTTCCCCAAGATGGCATTTACAGCCAGCCCGAAAATGCCAAACGGCTAGAAGATGCGATCAAAATGGGAGCCGATGCCGTGGGGGGCATTCCCCATTACGAACTCACGCGCGAAGATGGCGTCAAATCGGTGCACTATATATTTGACTTGGCCGAGCGGTACGATCGCCTGATTGACATTCACTGTGACGAAATTGATGATGACCAGTCCCGCTTTGTCGAAGTCGTCGCCGCCGAAGCCATTCGCCGCAATATGGGCGATCGCGTGACTGCCAGCCACACCACCGCCTTTGGGTCTTACAACAATGCCTATGCCTTCAAGCTCATGGGCTTTTTGAAACGGGCTCAAATCAATTTTGTGGCGAATCCGCTGATTAACCTGACCTTGCAGGGCCGCGCTGACACCTACCCCAAGCGACGGGGCCTGACGCGCGTCAAAGAGCTGTGGCAAAACGGCCTCAACCTCAGTCTGGGCCATGACTGCATTCAAGACCCCTGGTATAGTTTGGGCGCTGGCAATCCGCTCGAAGTCGCCTCCATGGCAGTACACGCTTGCCAGATGACCGGACGCGACGAGCTGATGGCCTGCTATGACATGATCACGCGCTTTGGGGCCAAAACCCTGCACGTGGCCGACCAATATGGCCTGGCCGTAGGACAACCCGCCAATCTGATTACGCTGGATGCCGAAGATGCGATCGCCGCCATTCGCGATCGGGCGACCGTCCGTCAGGTCATTTCCCGAGGGCAACTGCTCGTCAGTACCTCTAAACCTGAGGTCACCTGGCAGCAAGCCATTTAG
- a CDS encoding LysR family transcriptional regulator: MSKAHQNGPKLSQIRALVAVADFGSFGEAALELGLTQPTVSHAIATLEDELGVILLARGRHGAQLTPAGTAVTQQAREVLHLLEQMQQTANLHKGLQGGEVRIATFRGAAANLLPRMVAQFNKEHPAIAVTITEHYDFGYVEEQIRCGKADIGISFLPTSEEFESWELMSDPFWVLLPPTAEPPDPTLTWEQLMALALIVYPEDNSCFEAVQAHFQRAGFTLKPRYQFRETSTILSMVAQGLGAAIVPSLSAHPIPPGVSIARLPVPLERQVGAIVLAEALHPPGVFAFLQLLQQRSPVTAVD; this comes from the coding sequence GTGAGCAAAGCCCATCAAAATGGTCCCAAGCTTTCCCAAATTCGGGCGCTAGTAGCGGTGGCTGATTTTGGTAGTTTTGGTGAGGCGGCGTTGGAGTTGGGGCTGACTCAACCGACAGTCAGTCACGCGATCGCCACGTTAGAAGATGAGCTGGGGGTGATTTTGCTGGCGCGAGGTCGCCACGGGGCTCAGCTGACGCCAGCAGGTACCGCTGTGACGCAACAGGCGCGAGAGGTCTTGCATCTGTTGGAGCAAATGCAACAGACGGCCAACCTGCACAAAGGTTTGCAGGGCGGTGAAGTGAGGATTGCGACGTTTCGTGGGGCGGCAGCCAACTTATTGCCGCGGATGGTGGCGCAGTTCAACAAAGAGCATCCGGCGATCGCGGTTACCATCACCGAGCATTACGACTTTGGCTATGTTGAGGAACAGATTCGCTGTGGCAAGGCGGATATTGGCATCTCGTTTTTGCCGACCAGTGAGGAGTTTGAGAGTTGGGAACTCATGAGCGATCCGTTTTGGGTACTGTTGCCGCCGACCGCTGAGCCCCCTGATCCGACCTTGACCTGGGAACAACTCATGGCCCTGGCGCTGATTGTTTATCCCGAAGACAATAGTTGCTTTGAGGCGGTGCAGGCGCATTTTCAGCGAGCGGGGTTTACCCTCAAGCCGCGGTATCAGTTTCGTGAGACGAGCACCATTCTCAGCATGGTGGCGCAGGGCTTGGGGGCGGCGATCGTGCCGTCGCTGTCGGCCCATCCGATTCCCCCTGGGGTGAGCATTGCGCGGTTACCTGTCCCCCTCGAACGTCAGGTGGGCGCGATCGTACTGGCAGAGGCGCTGCATCCCCCTGGGGTTTTTGCCTTTTTGCAATTGTTGCAACAGCGATCGCCGGTCACAGCGGTGGACTAA